One region of Rubripirellula tenax genomic DNA includes:
- a CDS encoding AAA family ATPase: MTSPINHRPSTQTVLDGASSDDALARAVADHRATYQQICDELAKSIVGMEDVIEQLMIAILCRGHCILQGMPGLAKTLLISQLAQLMEMSFSRIQFTPDLMPADITGGEVLEEDRTTGKRAFRFVKGPVFSHFLLADEINRTPPKSQSALLEAMEERQLSIAGTTHRLPDPFFVLATQNPVEVEGTYPLPEAQLDRFLLKIHVNYPSRDAELEICRRAARRDSHKLRPVLTAEKLLAMQDLTRRVVVGEQVFAAAVDLVRMTRPEEGLLPASLQPYIQYGGGPRASLALVSAARARALLQGRHHATTKDVLSVAKPVLRHRIIPTFNAESDGFDADVLIEKLISHATKKAVTPPPKA; the protein is encoded by the coding sequence ATGACGTCTCCTATCAATCACCGTCCCTCGACGCAAACTGTTCTTGACGGTGCATCATCCGATGACGCACTCGCGCGCGCAGTTGCCGATCATCGGGCGACTTATCAGCAGATTTGTGACGAGCTAGCGAAGTCAATCGTGGGCATGGAGGACGTCATCGAACAATTGATGATCGCTATCTTGTGTCGTGGGCATTGTATTTTGCAGGGCATGCCTGGTTTAGCGAAGACGTTGTTGATTAGCCAGTTGGCTCAACTGATGGAAATGTCGTTCTCGCGAATTCAGTTCACTCCTGATCTCATGCCGGCAGACATCACGGGCGGCGAAGTGTTGGAAGAAGACCGCACGACTGGTAAGCGAGCCTTTCGATTCGTGAAAGGGCCGGTGTTCAGCCACTTTCTGTTGGCCGATGAAATCAACCGTACGCCGCCAAAGAGCCAAAGTGCACTGCTTGAAGCGATGGAGGAACGGCAACTGTCGATCGCTGGTACGACTCACCGATTGCCAGATCCGTTCTTTGTGTTGGCCACCCAGAACCCCGTTGAGGTCGAAGGTACTTACCCGTTACCCGAAGCGCAACTGGATCGTTTTCTTCTGAAGATCCACGTCAACTATCCCAGTCGCGATGCGGAACTGGAGATTTGTCGGCGAGCGGCTCGTCGAGACAGTCATAAGCTTCGGCCCGTTCTCACCGCAGAGAAGTTACTCGCGATGCAAGACCTGACACGACGCGTCGTTGTGGGTGAACAAGTCTTCGCTGCTGCCGTCGATTTAGTCCGGATGACGCGTCCAGAAGAAGGCTTATTGCCCGCATCGCTCCAACCTTACATTCAGTACGGTGGCGGGCCGCGAGCAAGTTTAGCGCTCGTGAGCGCGGCGCGAGCCCGCGCGTTGCTACAAGGCCGACACCACGCGACGACCAAAGACGTGTTGAGCGTAGCGAAACCAGTTCTACGGCACCGAATCATTCCTACGTTCAACGCAGAGTCGGATGGTTTTGACGCGGACGTGTTGATTGAAAAGCTAATCAGCCACGCAACCAAAAAAGCCGTTACTCCACCACCCAAGGCTTGA
- a CDS encoding DUF58 domain-containing protein, translating to MFQKSTETIRRWFSRSQGRPDSMDPVFGSALPLSENPLAALGQLEMISRRMADGLLSGKHRSTHRGGCTDFTEHRPYSNGDDVRMIDWRMHAKNDRYHIKQYEDETNLKAILAVDASGSMSYSGKQRNGANAASKFDIARTVASCLARIMVRQRDAVGLAIIGETISNTLPPRCRPETIIQLNEALAVAKLQGRSNLGACLTETAARNRSRGMLILLSDCLCSLPDLKKGLLAWAQAGHDVIVVEVLAADEIDFSFRGSMILENLEQPGQKLDIDPGNVRHAYLERMQKHRAALRNTVTSCRGELISIRNDESIGDVLKRFLQRRASSAGGASAGRARR from the coding sequence ATGTTTCAGAAATCAACCGAAACGATTCGACGGTGGTTCAGCCGCTCGCAGGGCCGACCGGATTCAATGGATCCGGTTTTCGGTTCGGCATTGCCCCTCTCTGAAAACCCCCTCGCGGCGCTTGGTCAATTGGAAATGATTTCGCGTCGGATGGCAGACGGACTGCTATCGGGAAAACACCGTAGCACGCATCGCGGCGGTTGCACTGATTTCACGGAACATCGTCCCTACAGCAACGGCGACGACGTGCGAATGATTGATTGGCGAATGCATGCGAAAAACGATCGCTACCACATCAAACAATACGAAGACGAAACAAATTTGAAGGCAATCTTGGCTGTGGATGCGTCAGGTTCGATGTCGTATTCAGGAAAACAACGTAACGGCGCAAACGCAGCTAGCAAGTTCGATATCGCTCGAACGGTCGCGTCCTGTTTGGCGCGGATTATGGTGCGACAACGCGATGCCGTCGGGCTTGCCATCATTGGTGAAACGATCAGCAATACTCTGCCACCACGTTGCCGGCCCGAGACGATCATCCAGTTGAACGAAGCTCTGGCGGTCGCAAAATTGCAAGGGCGATCGAATCTTGGCGCTTGCCTAACGGAAACCGCCGCCAGAAATCGCAGTCGTGGAATGTTGATCCTGTTGTCGGATTGCCTATGTTCACTGCCTGATTTGAAGAAGGGACTGCTTGCATGGGCGCAAGCTGGGCACGACGTGATCGTCGTTGAAGTTTTGGCTGCGGACGAAATCGACTTTTCTTTTCGCGGTAGCATGATCCTTGAGAATCTCGAACAACCCGGACAGAAACTCGATATTGACCCAGGTAACGTTCGACATGCGTACCTAGAACGGATGCAAAAACATCGTGCAGCACTCCGCAATACAGTCACTTCCTGTCGTGGCGAACTGATCTCCATTCGCAACGACGAATCCATCGGTGATGTGCTGAAGAGATTTCTTCAGCGTCGTGCATCCAGCGCTGGCGGCGCGTCGGCGGGGAGGGCTCGCCGATGA
- a CDS encoding BatA domain-containing protein: protein MSFLAPLFMLALPLLAIPIAVHLWRKRRRDTIGWGAMQFLFQDDHRQQRFSNIDKWLVLLARCLLLLLLIFALARPLLHSEKYGTLETRTDDVLVLDQSLSTSCLDGKGEPYIDSLREQAKQWVESRPRGASIRILTTAGRPQWLGESEVGKSTRNDELGKSTLVKALESVRPVAARSDLAAAMRFAMSTEFESDDPSSRPKRRVWLLTDGRATDWRLESAESVAGFCQTLQQHANTEIHLGLSSAMTETVVNVSLDPLSSLDWRKAPGERLQVSTRVVNRSTRSSPMTSAVWSLGGKEVSRVDVKSLGPGESETLSCSMVVQDPGSQVVACQISARDSLMADNRSDAVVQVLDRIPVLIVSDREPNRTRLGAADFLSAALGERDKPGSTRISTRRDKESPDETEREYDSLFKVERSTNSQLGDKSLDAFDAVVWMDATSPTKATIQRLTDYVRAGGGLWLVLGDETDVETYNRDWYAGGLGLSSVMLNSLEVVQVAREDEGVAANAGIQSDVMESSSSRIHPPTRDHPMVQWLSESSLTDLDQVLIERFYSVTRPGSESSAQTILRTGGGDPLTLLSGYGKGRVVLQTVAIHPSWTNWPLTGSFVVMADSWLRHLSAPRHSVVNVDVGTPLEMRLPVDVVRDSEKRTVTTEVITPGGEKLDESVITDHWRYPSTFEAGIYTVQIPIKGSKPDDRQRQHFAVTRPPEESELALLSANVSKQLDNLPNASVYDVSKNLRGWIKGTGVGETDREHMPKQNDIPKLPIWTPLLYGLLGFLVLELLLASYASIRRFGRAALKPAGEMPATGTDLSSRSLDAPIQPPVFKSPVLNPKSRAKS from the coding sequence ATGAGTTTTCTCGCTCCGTTGTTCATGTTGGCGTTGCCGCTGTTGGCGATTCCCATTGCGGTACATCTATGGCGCAAACGTCGCCGTGACACCATCGGCTGGGGCGCGATGCAGTTTCTGTTTCAAGATGATCATCGACAACAGCGATTCTCTAATATCGATAAATGGCTCGTGCTATTGGCGCGTTGCCTGCTATTGTTGCTGTTGATTTTTGCTCTTGCGCGGCCGCTCTTGCACAGCGAGAAATACGGAACCCTCGAGACTCGCACTGATGACGTTTTGGTGCTCGATCAGTCTCTTTCAACGTCATGTCTTGACGGTAAGGGCGAACCCTACATTGATTCATTGCGGGAACAGGCGAAGCAGTGGGTCGAGTCACGGCCACGGGGTGCATCGATCCGTATCTTGACCACGGCCGGGCGTCCCCAATGGCTTGGTGAGTCCGAGGTGGGTAAGTCGACGAGGAATGATGAGCTTGGGAAATCGACCTTGGTGAAAGCACTGGAATCCGTCCGCCCAGTAGCGGCTCGCAGCGATTTGGCTGCAGCGATGCGTTTTGCAATGTCAACGGAGTTTGAATCCGATGATCCATCGAGCCGCCCCAAGCGACGTGTCTGGTTGTTGACGGACGGGCGAGCGACCGACTGGCGACTGGAGTCTGCGGAATCGGTCGCAGGCTTTTGCCAAACTCTACAGCAACATGCGAATACTGAAATCCATCTAGGGTTATCGTCCGCCATGACGGAAACCGTTGTCAACGTCTCACTTGACCCGCTCTCGTCATTGGATTGGCGCAAAGCACCTGGCGAGCGATTGCAAGTTTCAACGCGAGTGGTGAATCGATCGACGAGATCCTCACCGATGACCAGTGCCGTATGGTCGCTTGGCGGCAAAGAAGTCAGCCGCGTTGATGTGAAGTCGCTCGGTCCTGGTGAGAGTGAAACTTTGAGTTGCAGCATGGTCGTTCAAGATCCTGGCTCGCAAGTGGTCGCTTGCCAAATCAGTGCCCGAGACTCGCTGATGGCGGACAATCGAAGTGACGCCGTCGTGCAGGTACTCGATCGGATACCGGTACTCATCGTTAGCGATCGTGAACCGAATCGAACGCGTTTGGGTGCAGCTGATTTCTTATCCGCGGCACTGGGCGAACGAGACAAGCCGGGTTCGACTCGCATATCAACTCGTAGGGACAAGGAAAGCCCTGACGAAACGGAGCGTGAATATGACAGCTTGTTCAAAGTGGAGCGGTCAACTAACTCGCAGTTGGGTGACAAATCTCTTGACGCTTTCGATGCTGTTGTTTGGATGGACGCGACATCGCCGACCAAAGCAACCATACAGCGATTGACTGACTACGTTCGTGCCGGTGGCGGACTGTGGTTGGTGCTTGGGGACGAAACCGATGTGGAGACGTACAATCGCGATTGGTACGCGGGAGGCTTGGGCCTTTCTTCAGTGATGTTGAATTCGCTCGAAGTTGTACAAGTGGCTCGCGAAGATGAAGGCGTAGCGGCGAACGCAGGCATCCAATCGGATGTCATGGAATCATCTAGTTCACGCATTCATCCACCCACGCGGGATCATCCGATGGTCCAGTGGTTGTCGGAATCCTCTTTGACCGACTTGGATCAAGTTCTTATCGAGCGATTCTATTCCGTCACTCGTCCTGGTTCCGAGTCCTCAGCGCAAACCATCTTGCGTACAGGTGGCGGCGATCCGTTGACGTTGTTGTCTGGCTACGGCAAGGGGAGAGTGGTTTTGCAAACGGTCGCGATCCATCCATCCTGGACAAATTGGCCACTGACCGGATCGTTCGTCGTGATGGCCGATAGTTGGTTGCGGCATCTGTCCGCGCCGCGTCATAGCGTTGTCAACGTTGACGTTGGCACACCGCTGGAGATGCGTTTGCCGGTTGATGTTGTGAGGGACTCAGAGAAACGGACGGTGACCACCGAGGTCATCACACCCGGTGGAGAGAAATTGGACGAGTCGGTCATCACAGACCATTGGCGTTATCCGTCAACGTTTGAAGCAGGGATTTACACTGTTCAAATTCCCATCAAGGGCAGCAAGCCAGACGATCGGCAGCGACAGCATTTTGCCGTCACTCGTCCGCCTGAAGAATCTGAACTTGCGCTGCTTTCTGCCAACGTTTCCAAACAGCTCGACAACCTGCCAAACGCCTCTGTGTACGACGTATCAAAGAACTTGCGAGGCTGGATTAAAGGGACTGGAGTCGGCGAAACCGATCGCGAACACATGCCGAAGCAAAACGACATCCCGAAGCTGCCAATCTGGACTCCGTTGCTGTACGGGCTGCTGGGCTTCCTCGTGTTGGAGCTGCTACTGGCGAGCTATGCCTCGATTCGTCGCTTTGGCCGGGCTGCCTTGAAACCAGCGGGTGAGATGCCTGCGACAGGGACCGATCTGAGCTCGCGTTCGTTGGATGCACCGATCCAACCGCCCGTTTTCAAGTCGCCCGTACTCAATCCGAAGTCGAGGGCAAAATCATGA
- a CDS encoding TolB family protein: MDPSKPNRLLLHVCERNGTPIRPLVQDVTLRHKFDRQGTPDVSADGSHVVFDAWPADLGFAWQESRVIMVNFDGTEAKDVCDGVMPSFSPDGKQIVVSRAAVFGEPDGAKGMSIWTLSVDGSAKKMIADRGAWGGRWSPDGKSIVFRGGRDEDGNAVPQNILRVYDLKSGETRNAFSEDESPFNEMSFHFEWSKHGRQVACTGTLKENGQPGLVVIDIDKGTKSIKIIKAEDENVRFISGSSIDWHPDDNQILVMSFVNGTVEPRSVAIDRGTLPVQITYKQENVMIVDACFSSDGESLIAAVRAR; encoded by the coding sequence GTGGATCCTTCGAAACCGAATCGTCTGCTTCTTCATGTTTGCGAGCGAAATGGGACACCCATCCGACCACTCGTTCAAGATGTCACGCTAAGGCATAAGTTCGATCGCCAGGGCACTCCTGATGTCTCTGCCGATGGAAGCCATGTTGTCTTCGATGCATGGCCTGCCGACCTGGGGTTTGCCTGGCAAGAATCACGAGTCATCATGGTGAACTTCGATGGCACAGAGGCAAAAGACGTATGCGATGGCGTGATGCCCTCATTCTCGCCTGACGGAAAACAGATCGTTGTAAGTCGTGCAGCGGTGTTTGGAGAGCCGGACGGCGCCAAGGGAATGTCGATCTGGACGTTGAGCGTAGATGGCAGTGCGAAAAAGATGATCGCGGATAGGGGGGCTTGGGGCGGTCGCTGGTCACCGGACGGAAAGTCGATTGTCTTTCGTGGGGGCCGCGATGAAGACGGAAATGCAGTGCCACAGAACATCTTGCGCGTCTACGATCTCAAGAGTGGTGAAACAAGAAATGCGTTTTCAGAGGATGAATCTCCGTTCAATGAAATGAGCTTCCATTTCGAGTGGAGCAAGCACGGTCGACAAGTTGCTTGCACAGGAACGCTGAAAGAAAATGGTCAGCCGGGGCTCGTTGTCATTGACATTGATAAGGGAACCAAGTCGATCAAAATCATCAAGGCGGAAGACGAAAATGTCCGATTCATCTCCGGCTCGTCGATAGATTGGCACCCCGATGACAATCAGATTCTTGTGATGTCGTTTGTGAATGGCACGGTCGAGCCACGTAGTGTCGCGATCGATCGCGGTACACTACCAGTTCAAATTACCTACAAGCAGGAAAACGTCATGATTGTCGACGCCTGCTTCTCATCCGATGGAGAAAGTCTCATCGCGGCCGTGAGGGCTCGGTGA
- a CDS encoding ISAzo13-like element transposase-related protein, with protein sequence MRTAGDPDKEDVFYTHMTPRVLSSRLTQMGTPTGRDSIATWLDDAGIRHRQIAKVVAGGEHADRDAQFVRIGELIEQYETAGNPWFSMDTKAKEHLGTMYRKGAGSLQLTLRGV encoded by the coding sequence GTGAGAACTGCGGGTGACCCTGACAAGGAAGATGTCTTTTACACTCACATGACACCCCGAGTACTCTCGTCTCGACTTACCCAGATGGGAACGCCGACAGGCCGTGACTCGATCGCAACTTGGCTCGATGATGCGGGCATTCGCCATCGGCAAATTGCGAAGGTAGTCGCCGGAGGCGAACACGCAGATCGTGACGCTCAGTTCGTTCGTATCGGAGAACTCATCGAGCAATACGAAACGGCTGGGAATCCTTGGTTTTCAATGGATACCAAAGCGAAGGAGCATTTGGGGACGATGTATCGCAAAGGGGCGGGTTCGTTGCAGCTCACCCTTCGAGGCGTTTGA
- a CDS encoding ISAzo13-like element transposase-related protein: MAKGRVRCSSPFEAFDHDFPSWAEGVVIPHGIYDRRANLGHINLGLSHDTSKFACDS; encoded by the coding sequence ATCGCAAAGGGGCGGGTTCGTTGCAGCTCACCCTTCGAGGCGTTTGACCACGACTTTCCATCGTGGGCCGAAGGTGTCGTGATTCCTCATGGAATTTACGACCGCCGTGCAAATCTGGGGCACATCAATCTCGGGCTCTCGCATGACACGAGCAAGTTTGCCTGTGACAGTTGA
- a CDS encoding nuclear transport factor 2 family protein — MARTVEDTVKDMGQALENVRKLYLEGIAGGDARVAVNKYTGHRYTQHSTGVEDGAEGFLKFFEPFLERNPKREIEIVRIFEDGPWVFCSAYQSLNDGAARWVTMDMFFTDAKGLILEHWDTIAPYVAETKSGEDMVGGPSDVNMSVDTAASKSLVLEYTKQVLQEAEHHKIDRFISEDLVQHAGAIGR; from the coding sequence ATGGCCAGAACGGTCGAAGACACGGTAAAAGACATGGGACAGGCTTTAGAAAACGTACGTAAGCTTTACTTAGAAGGCATCGCGGGAGGAGACGCGAGAGTGGCCGTCAACAAGTACACGGGCCATCGGTACACACAGCACTCTACCGGCGTTGAAGACGGAGCCGAAGGATTTCTCAAATTCTTTGAGCCCTTCCTTGAGCGTAACCCCAAACGCGAAATTGAGATCGTCCGCATCTTCGAAGATGGGCCCTGGGTTTTCTGCAGTGCCTATCAATCGCTGAACGACGGAGCCGCGCGCTGGGTAACGATGGACATGTTCTTTACCGACGCCAAAGGGTTAATCCTTGAGCATTGGGACACAATCGCGCCCTATGTGGCTGAAACCAAGTCCGGTGAGGATATGGTCGGCGGTCCATCCGACGTGAATATGAGTGTCGACACCGCCGCCAGCAAATCGCTGGTGCTCGAGTACACCAAACAAGTCTTGCAGGAAGCCGAACATCACAAGATTGACCGGTTCATTTCCGAAGATCTTGTTCAGCACGCGGGCGCAATCGGGCGTTGA
- a CDS encoding GNAT family N-acetyltransferase yields the protein MIVAETERLTLRHASPDDAIAMRAVFCDPEVMRHGDGPQTDDWIQSWITRMNYNYNELGYGLWIVTQTIDALAIGYCGLTWFPNISGRPEIEVGYRLARTYWDKGYATEVAVAVRDLAFSHYELDRLIAIIEPDNLRSIRVAEKLGMQYDGDVLLDGYDHSDSVYACQR from the coding sequence ATGATCGTTGCCGAAACAGAGCGATTAACGCTTCGACACGCTTCGCCCGATGACGCAATTGCAATGCGAGCGGTATTCTGCGACCCGGAGGTAATGCGACATGGAGACGGGCCGCAAACGGATGATTGGATTCAATCGTGGATCACTCGTATGAACTACAACTACAACGAGCTCGGATATGGGCTCTGGATTGTCACACAGACGATCGACGCGCTGGCGATTGGTTACTGCGGGCTAACTTGGTTCCCGAATATCAGTGGTCGCCCAGAAATTGAAGTTGGATACCGGCTGGCCCGCACATACTGGGACAAGGGCTATGCTACGGAAGTCGCGGTGGCGGTCCGTGATCTGGCCTTTTCGCACTATGAGTTGGATCGCCTGATTGCGATTATTGAGCCGGACAATTTGCGCTCGATTCGTGTCGCAGAGAAACTGGGGATGCAATATGATGGTGATGTGTTACTCGACGGCTATGATCACAGCGATTCCGTCTACGCCTGTCAACGATAA
- a CDS encoding integrase core domain-containing protein: MVNIVHPLLTLLASLTRQELAQQIRYLKAENEILRSKLPSRVTLDNRERNTLLKHGRKLGGKIKDVMTIVSYSTFRRWVRKMESNTPTPEKRSAKRGTGRPKVEEDVRDTIIRIRKETGFGYTKILQELRRMGVHVSRQTVKNVIVAAGFEPAPGDHPDTWHKFLKRHAETLWQCDFACKKKWTMKGLVDVYFIVFIHIGSRQIWISPCTENPNADWTTQQGRNFQMHIDDHKLRCETLMRDRDRKYTAEFDNVFKSSECKIKLTPIRSPNLQAHVERVIQTIKHEVLNAFCIVTNEHLDGILRTTQDWYNKRRGHSGRDHLPPIRDESVTLPIKFSKQNVTCESELGGHLLSYRQVA; this comes from the coding sequence ATGGTCAACATTGTCCACCCGCTTTTGACACTGCTGGCGTCGTTGACACGGCAGGAACTTGCTCAGCAAATTCGCTACCTGAAAGCAGAGAATGAAATCCTTCGCTCCAAGTTACCCAGCCGAGTCACGTTGGACAATCGTGAAAGGAACACGCTCCTCAAACACGGCAGGAAACTGGGCGGGAAGATCAAGGATGTAATGACCATCGTGTCGTATTCGACGTTTCGCCGTTGGGTTCGCAAAATGGAGAGCAACACGCCAACCCCTGAGAAGCGATCAGCCAAACGCGGTACCGGCCGGCCGAAGGTTGAGGAGGACGTGCGAGACACGATCATCCGGATCCGAAAAGAAACCGGGTTCGGCTACACGAAGATTCTGCAAGAGTTGCGCCGAATGGGCGTTCACGTTTCTCGGCAAACAGTGAAGAACGTGATCGTCGCCGCGGGATTTGAACCTGCGCCCGGCGATCATCCAGATACTTGGCACAAGTTCCTGAAACGCCACGCCGAAACACTCTGGCAATGCGACTTTGCGTGCAAGAAGAAATGGACAATGAAAGGTTTGGTCGATGTCTACTTCATCGTCTTCATCCATATCGGATCGCGGCAGATTTGGATTTCGCCATGCACCGAGAATCCAAATGCCGACTGGACGACGCAGCAAGGCCGCAACTTCCAGATGCACATCGACGATCACAAGCTCAGATGCGAAACGCTCATGCGGGATCGCGACCGCAAATACACCGCTGAGTTTGACAACGTGTTCAAGTCGAGCGAATGCAAAATCAAACTCACCCCAATCCGTTCACCGAACCTACAGGCTCACGTCGAGCGTGTGATCCAAACAATCAAACACGAGGTGCTCAACGCGTTCTGCATTGTGACGAACGAGCATCTCGACGGAATCCTTCGTACCACGCAAGACTGGTACAACAAACGACGGGGCCATTCTGGGCGAGACCATCTGCCACCCATTCGTGACGAATCTGTGACGTTGCCGATCAAATTCTCGAAACAGAACGTCACGTGCGAGTCGGAACTCGGTGGGCATTTGCTGTCGTACCGACAAGTTGCCTGA
- a CDS encoding ParB/RepB/Spo0J family partition protein, producing the protein MSANGKPKGVDISIVKLVPRSERKVAKKYRQRIEASLRAVGLIEPLIVFPLDDGYEILDGALRYRILLDHGVETVPCLIHNVRDGFTGNRMVNQLSASQEMRMLRKSLEELDEKTIANALGMQGIGHRLNNGLLAKLHPAVVKAFNTNKINLQTAKELTNVKEDRQHEILKLMESCNDYSTTFARGLVLKTSANKRTKANGTKTPWSQSDEKKSQLLKKLQDAEQQQDFYSGLYRQYTTNLLKLVIYVRTLLNNPEVKAYLQTNHADLARVFEEILESTEG; encoded by the coding sequence ATGAGTGCCAACGGCAAACCCAAAGGCGTCGACATTTCGATCGTCAAGCTAGTACCGAGGAGCGAACGCAAGGTCGCCAAGAAGTATCGGCAACGGATCGAAGCGAGCTTGCGAGCGGTCGGGTTAATTGAACCACTGATCGTGTTCCCGCTCGATGACGGCTACGAGATTTTGGACGGAGCTCTTCGGTATCGGATCCTGCTGGACCACGGCGTCGAAACGGTGCCTTGTCTGATCCACAACGTCCGCGACGGTTTCACTGGTAACCGGATGGTCAATCAACTGAGTGCTTCGCAAGAGATGCGAATGCTTCGCAAATCGCTTGAAGAACTCGACGAGAAGACGATCGCAAATGCTCTCGGAATGCAGGGCATTGGGCACCGACTCAACAATGGCTTGCTCGCCAAGCTTCATCCGGCCGTTGTCAAAGCATTCAATACCAACAAGATCAATTTGCAAACAGCGAAGGAGCTGACGAACGTCAAGGAAGATCGCCAGCATGAGATCTTGAAGTTGATGGAATCGTGTAACGACTACTCGACAACGTTCGCTCGCGGACTGGTATTGAAGACGTCGGCGAATAAACGGACAAAAGCCAACGGTACCAAGACCCCGTGGTCGCAATCCGACGAGAAGAAAAGCCAACTGTTGAAGAAGTTGCAGGATGCCGAACAGCAACAGGATTTCTATTCCGGTCTGTATCGGCAATACACGACGAATCTGTTGAAGTTGGTCATCTACGTCCGCACGCTGCTCAACAACCCCGAGGTGAAAGCGTATCTACAAACCAATCATGCGGATCTAGCTCGAGTCTTCGAGGAGATCCTCGAAAGCACGGAGGGATGA
- a CDS encoding ParB/RepB/Spo0J family partition protein, translating into MEPLNNICPIADRRYEDVPIDKVKVINSRNRDQEQFDMNVESIGGVGLMKPIRVNDKFLESTGKYELICGEGRLLAHKQLNKTHVPAEVVSCTRKEALLQSLIENIARTKPGSMDFARELKRLHDEGWEYSRIAKVACKTEKYIREYIRLVEQGEERLIQGVESGIFPIKFAIQVASTDDSQIQAVLMDAFADGLVTTNNFGQARRIISARAKQSKKSPASRDYTVGQLRHDIAETTRVKTGYVREAKSKESRFMTLLAGVNTLFQDTDLVSLLRRQQLDKRPELAGDFKFDPTMSSEVSS; encoded by the coding sequence ATGGAACCACTCAATAACATTTGCCCCATCGCCGATCGGCGGTACGAAGACGTCCCCATCGACAAGGTGAAGGTGATCAACTCACGCAACCGCGACCAAGAGCAATTTGACATGAATGTCGAGAGTATCGGGGGCGTCGGCTTGATGAAACCGATCCGCGTCAACGACAAGTTTCTTGAGTCGACCGGAAAGTACGAACTGATCTGCGGCGAAGGCCGTCTGTTGGCCCACAAACAGCTCAATAAGACGCACGTGCCGGCCGAGGTCGTGAGCTGCACTCGCAAAGAAGCGCTCCTTCAATCGCTGATTGAGAACATCGCTCGCACCAAACCCGGCAGCATGGACTTTGCCCGTGAATTGAAGCGATTGCACGACGAAGGCTGGGAGTATTCACGAATCGCCAAAGTCGCCTGTAAAACCGAGAAGTACATTCGGGAATACATCCGACTGGTCGAACAGGGTGAAGAACGCTTGATCCAAGGGGTCGAATCCGGCATCTTTCCGATCAAGTTTGCGATCCAGGTCGCCTCCACCGACGATTCGCAAATCCAAGCGGTGTTGATGGACGCGTTCGCCGATGGGCTGGTGACGACCAACAACTTTGGTCAGGCTCGGCGGATCATCTCGGCGCGGGCCAAGCAATCGAAGAAGTCACCTGCCAGCCGCGATTACACGGTCGGGCAACTGCGGCATGACATTGCCGAAACAACCCGAGTCAAAACCGGCTATGTGCGTGAGGCAAAATCGAAAGAGAGCCGCTTCATGACGCTGCTCGCCGGCGTCAATACGCTGTTTCAAGACACGGACCTGGTGTCATTGCTGCGGCGGCAACAACTCGACAAGCGTCCAGAACTGGCGGGCGATTTCAAATTCGATCCAACCATGAGCTCGGAGGTGTCGTCATGA